The nucleotide sequence TATGAAGTTGCTTTATTAAGAGCTTTTACTGCTATTCCTGCTCATGCTACATTTGCTATTTTAATGGGATATTTTATGGGTAAAGCAAAGTTCTCCAAAAATCGTTTTCAATTAAATTTGTTAGGGCTATTACTGGCAGTCATATTCCATGGTGCTTACGATTTTTTCTTATTTATCGATTTTATTCCAGGACTCTCTATAGGTGCATTTATCTCATTAATTATAGGTATTATCCTCTCTTACAAAGCGATGAAAATCCATCAGAAGAATTCTAATTTTAAAATTTAAAAGTGTAGATATTCTTTATATTTGCAATCTTTAAAAACACCCTCTTATGAGTGAAACATATAAAACTAAAGTCAATAATTCATTTGAATTTGAAGTATCAGAATCTGATCTTAAAGATTTAGATAGTGTACAGGTTGATGATTCTAATTATCATATTCTTCACAATAACAGTTCTTATAAAGCTGAGATTATTTCTGTTAATTATAATAAACGCACCTATACCATTCTGGTTAATGGTGCTAAACATGAAGTTGTCATTACCAATCAGTTAGATCAACTTATTAAAGAAATGGGCTTTGAGGTTGGAGCTGGCAAACAAGTAAATGATATTAAGGCACCTATGCCTGGGCTTATTTTAGAGGTGTCTGTAAGCGCAGGTCAGGAGATTCAAGAAAACGATCCGCTATTGATTCTTGAAGCAATGAAAATGGAAAATAGTATTATCTCTCCAAGGGATGGTGTTATTAAATCTATTGCGATCAATAAAGGAGATGCTGTAGAGAAAAATCAATTACTAATCGAGTTTGAATAAGAAGATGAAAAAAATATTAGTAGCAAACAGAGGAGAAATTGCAATTCGTGTGATGCGTACTGCAAAAAAGATGGGGATTAAAACAGTAGCTGTTTTTTCTGAAATTGATAGAAATGCACCTCATGTAAAATATGCAGATGAAGCTATTTGTATAGGTAAAGCACCATCTAACGAATCTTATTTATTAGGTTCTAAAATTATTAAGATGGCTAAAGAACTTCAAGTTGATGCCATCCACCCTGGGTATGGGTTTTTAAGTGAAAATGCTGATTTTGCTGAAGAAGTAGAACAAAACAATATTATTTTTATAGGTCCAAAATCAAAAGCCATTAAAGTTATGGGAAGTAAGCTTGCCGCTAAAGATGCTGTAAAAGCTTATGATATTCCTATGGTACCTGGTATTGATGAAGCTATTACAGATGTAGAGAAAGCCAAAAGTATTGCTAAAGATATAGGTTTTCCTATTTTAATCAAAGCTTCTGCTGGTGGTGGTGGAAAAGGAATGCGTGTGGTAGAAAAAGAAGCTGATCTAGAGTCGCAAATGAATCGCGCTATTAGTGAAGCGACTTCTGCTTTTGGAGACGGTTCGGTATTTATCGAAAAATATGTGGCGTCACCACGTCATATCGAAATTCAGGTTATGGCAGATGCACATGGTAATATAATTCACTTATTCGAAAGAGAATGCAGTATCCAGCGTCGTCATCAAAAAGTAGTTGAAGAAGCACCATCAACAGTATTAACACCTCAATTAAGAGAAACAATGGGTAATGCCGCTATAAAAGTGGCAAAAGCTTGTGATTATTTAGGAGCTGGTACAGTAGAATTCTTATTAGATGAAAATCATAATTTCTATTTCTTAGAAATGAATACACGTCTCCAAGTAGAACATCCTGTTACTGAGATTATTTCTGGAGTAGATCTGGTTGAATTACAGATACGAGTAGCTCGTGGCGAAGCATTAACAATCCAGCAAAGTGATTTAAAAATACAAGGACACGCTTTAGAGTTACGTGTTTATGCAGAAGATCCTTTAAACGATTTCTTACCTAGTGTAGGTCATTTAGACACTTATCAATTACCTGTTGGAGAAGGAATACGTGTCGATAACGGATTTGAAGAAGGAATGGATATTCCTATCTATTACGACCCTATGCTTTCTAAACTTATTACTTATGGGGACACACGAGAAGAAGCTATTCAATTAATGAAGCGAGCTATCGATAACTATAAAATAGAAGGTATACAAACTACATTACCATTCGGGAAATTTGTATGCGAGCACGATGCATTTACCTCTGGTAATTTTGATACACATTTCGTGAAAAAATACTATTCTCCGGATAGTTTAAAAACAAAACAAGAAGAGGATGCTAAAATAGCAGCTCTTGTTGCCGTAAAGCAATATTTAGAAGATCAAAAAGTGTTGCGTTTACCTATTGAATAAGTTGTGTCATTCCGCATTTAATGTGGAATCCAAAAGCATATAAACATAAATTCTACGTCGCGGCGCAGAATGAAAAAATATTAAAGTACAGATTATGGAATCCAAAATAAATAACCTTAACGAAAAACTATCTCAAGCCTATTTAGGTGGTGGGGAATCCCGTATAGAAAAACAGCACCAAAAGAAAAAATTAACGGCAAGAGAGCGTGTTAATTATTTATTAGATGACGGTTCTTTTGAAGAAATTGGTGCTTTAGTAACACATCGTACTAAAGACTTCGGAATGGAAAAACAAGTCTTTTATGGAGATGGTGTGGTTACAGGCTATGGTACTGTTAACGGGCGTTTGATTTATGTATTTGCTCAGGATTTCACCGTTTTTGGAGGCTCGCTATCCGAAACTCATGCAGAAAAAATCTGTAAAATAATGGATTTAGCTCTTAAGGTTGGAGCACCTTTAATAGGGTTAAATGATTCTGGAGGTGCGCGTATTCAAGAAGGTGTGCGCTCGTTAGGTGGATATGCAGATATCTTTTATAAAAACGTTCAGGCTTCTGGTGTGATTCCGCAAATTTCTGCTATTATGGGTCCTTGTGCTGGTGGTGCAGTGTATTCTCCTGCAATGACTGATTTTACGGTTATGGTAGAAGACACTAGTTATATGTTTGTTACTGGACCTAATGTTGTAAAAACAGTAACCAATGAAGAAGTAACTTCTGAAGAATTGGGAGGTGCTAGTACACACTCAACAAAATCAGGAGTAGCACATATTACTTCTGCTAATGATGTAGAGTGTTTAGAAGATGTAAAATCTCTATTGAGTTATTTACCACAAAGTAATAAAGAAACACCTAAGCATTTACCTTACGAGTTATCGGATGAAGTTAGAGATAATCTATCTTCTATTATTCCTGATAATGCGAATAAACCTTATGATATGCATGAGGTAATTTCTGGAATTATTGATGACGATTCGTTTTATGAAATCCATAAGGATTATGCAGAAAATATAATTGTAGGTTTTGCACGTCTCGGTGGCCGCAGTATTGGTATTGTTGCCAATCAGCCTCTATTTTTAGCTGGTGTACTCGATGTAAATAGTTCTAAAAAAGCAGCGCGTTTTGTTCGTTTCTGCGATTGTTTTAATATCCCATTATTAGTATTAGAAGATGTACCAGGATTTTTACCAGGTACAGATCAAGAATGGAATGGAATTATCATTCACGGAGCTAAATTACTATATGCGTTGAGTGAAGCAACTGTACCAAGAATTACAGTAATTACTCGTAAAGCTTATGGTGGTGCTTACGATGTAATGAATTCTAAACATATTGGTGCCGATATGAATTTTGCTTGGCCTAGTGCAGAGATTGCGGTAATGGGAGCTAAAGGAGCAGCCGAGATCATTTTTAAACGCGATATCCAATCTGCTGAAGATCCAGAAGCAAAATGGAAAGAGAAAGAAGCAGAGTATGCCGATTTATTTGCAAATCCATATAGTGCTGCAGAACGTGGTTTTATTGATGAAGTGATCTTACCAAAAGATACTAGAAGAAAATTAATTAAAGGGTTTGCGATGTTAGAAAACAAAGAAGTTACTAAACCGAGTCGGAAGCACGGGAACATTCCGTTGTAAGAAACTTATTTTATGAATAAGAATTGGAGGGTACTAGAAATCATTATTAGTCTGTTACAGATTATTTTTGGTATAGTTATTCTAGTTATTATTCTACCTACAATTAATAAATTTCTTAAAATAACTTTTGATAATTTTACTTGGGAACAAATATCTATTTATAAGCTTATAAGTAATTTTCTATTACCAATTTTTTTATCATTGCTTTGTATTATTTCTGGAATATTATTACTCAGAAGCAAATTATCAGGTTGGATAATTGGTGTTTCCTTTTGGTCTATTAAAATAGTTTCTGGAATATTTACTTTTTATATTGAGGTTAATGATGATAAACCAAATCTTCTATTAATAATAATCATACCGTTATTATTTGCTATTTTGTTAATTTGTTAATTTGTTTGGTAACTAAACCTTTTCGAGAAAAATATGCTCCAACAAAAAGATCTTGGTTGATTATTGGAATTATTTCATCTGTTTTTATTATTGAAGAGCTACTAAACTAAAATATAAACACAGAAATATTACATTGTAAAGCTATAAGGATTCGCTTTTTTTATCATCTATAAATATTTTTTTTGATAATGTTGATGCATGTATATCTACAAGAATATGCACGAAAATTGGTAGCCAAAGCGAATCTGTTACCATATATAACACAGAACAAAAGGTTCCTAAATACAGTGTATTTAAAGCATTTTTTAGGCCTGTACCATAATGGCATAAGCCAAAAATAACATTGGTGGTAATTATTGCTATAATAAAATGCATATGATGGTTTAGTTGCCAAAATAAAAAGCCTCTAAAAATAATTTCTTCTAAAGTTCCGACAATTACAGATATTATAATTGCCCATTTATATTCTCTTAATGTAGTTGGAATAATGTAAATAACATCATCAAACTTCGGTTTCAATGACTCTCTTTTGGAAACAGGTATTTTCATTTTATTTATAATCCAAAAACCTATGAATACAGAAATTATTAAAGCAGTCATCCAAAGTAAGTTCGTTATAAACGAAAGTCCAATTAAACTTAAACCATCATTGTTATAAATTAACCCAACGAGAATTATAAAGCACAACACCACTTGTATTAATGCCGTAGTTTTATAAGCATGTACTTTCTTCTCTGGATTATTAAGCAGGAATTCTTTATCCTTTCCACCCATTAGTATAGCATAGATAGGGTATACTATTGCTATTAAAAATACAAGTGCTGTATATATAAAATTGAATTCCATAAAACACGTTTTAAGCCTTATTAAGTAATGATTTCCAGATTTGTTTTGCCTCAGTCATCTCAAATTTGTTTTTAATAATTTTCTTGAAAGTATTAGAATTTGTTTTTTGAGCGATTTTAAAAATCTTAGCATTTTTAAGATCTTCTTCGATGATATTATTATCCTGAGCGATCTCATTTAATTTTTTTAAAAGCTCATCTTCAGAAAGTTTTTCATTAAAAGTTAATAGTATTGTTTTATCATTCGCTTCCATAGTAGCATTAACTTTATTAGAAATTGCTTTTAAATCGTCTGGAGAAAGGTGAAAGTATTTTTTAAACGCTCTCGAAAATGTTTCGTAATCATTATACCCCAAGTTACTTGCCAATTCTGTGACAAGACGATTCTCATCTGTAAGTAACTGATACGCCTTATTCATTTTAATTTCTTCAATAAACTTAAAAGGCGTTCTTTGAGTTTCTTCTTTAAAAAGGCGATGAAATTGTGATCTAGAAAGACAAGAAACAGCAGCTAATTGATCTAAGCTAAGTGACTCACTCAAGTGATTTTCAATATAATCTAGTGTTTTTCTAATTCTGTCATCCATGGTTATATCAAAGTTAAAAAGGATCAACTCATTACTGTATGATGAATCTTACTATTATTTAAACAGATTACTTCGTCTGTTCCTGAAACAAGTTCAGAGCAAGCCTTGTAATGGCATTAAAAAATTGAGAATATTCTGCTATTATTGATTAACTGATTTATTAGATCTTATTTTGATAAAGTCTATCAATGCTATTATTAAAAATACAACTAAAATAATAGCTCCTATAGGGATTGTAGCCATCATTAGCCAAGGAAGTACTCCCCAAAAACAATTCCCTTCATTACATTGATTTCCAGTTATAAACTCTGTTATTGTTGCTCCTACCATCCCTATCCAAAGTGGAGCTAATGCTGCAAGAATAATAATGATGATTCCGATTGGTAGTTTCCAATAATCTTTTTGTTTTTTAAATACCAACCTTTTCATTCAATTTTTAAATTTCAAACAAATACGATACGATTCTAATATATAATGAATTGCTATAATGATGAGTCCTATGGTCTCTGCAAAGAATATCGAAATAACTTCTCCATCTGTAAAAAAGGCAACGGCTAAACAAGCTAATGAGCCAACAGCAAGAACTCTACTTTTCCAGCGGTCACGTGGATCATGAACAAAAAAGATAACGATAGCACTCCCTACAAAAAAGATAACGGCGAATGCAATGTGTAAAATACTCGATAATTCAGTACGTTGATAATGAAATATTGCAACACCAATCAATGCCAATCCAAATATCAGGTTATACCACTTCCCTATTTTCTTTTTGTTATATATGGTTTCACTTAAAGTGGAGAGTTCTTTTAATTCTGGATGACGTTTCTCATCACTTTCTACTTTAAAATACAAGGCACCATTAAGAGCGAAGGTCATTCCAGCAATCCCAAAGAGTAGTCCAAAAATATAACTGTCTTTCATATCTACATAAGCACTAATACTCGGTCTTATTTGCCCATCTACCGCAAACAGGATGAAAGGAATAAACATACAAATGGCGGTAATAATGATTTCTACCAATAAGAATAGTCTGTCATCATGCGTATAATGGTCGTGAATTTTAAACTCCATAATGTATCATTTAATATTTTGTCATTCTATACTACGACGTAGAATCTATATTTATGGATTGATTCCGTATCAAGTACGGAATGACAATTTCAATTAAAAATATAAAATTAAATCGTCATTGCGAACATAGTGAAGCAATCTACTAATTTTAGAGCTTCATTTAGAAATATTACTTTGTCGCTCACTCCTCGTAATGACATTCTATAGTTTTAACTCCAACTCCAATCGGTCTCGTCAATTATTGAAACATTCAAGTTCTCAAACTCTTTTTTTAAATACTCAGAATTTTCAATTCTATGTTTCGGAATTATTAAAGAAACACCTGTAGATACTTTTAAAAAGAAATGATTTTGAGTTTCACTAATATTCTCAATTTCAGAAATATTTACTTTTCCTTCACTAACACTATCTTTTGAGAGTATAAACTCAGGAGTGATCTCTAAAGTTTCTAGTTGACCGAATCTATTTGCATAATTTGTTCTTACAAACTTTTGATAATACCGCTTATATTTCCAATTTAAAAACTTGGGGTAAAATGCTAAAATTAAAGTTCCGAACATTGCAAAGTAAATTGCCGAGTTAGTCTCTCCTTTAAAATATGTATTAGCGCTTAAAAATATAAATAGTACTAATAAAATAACCCAGCTTCGTTTTCTGCTTCGTTTTACTTGCTCAGATTTTGAGGATGTAAACAATTGGAAATCAATAAAATCTTGTTCTTCTATAGTATATTCAATTTTCATATTTCTTATTACTTAAATTATAAATTAAACCGTCATTGCGAACATTAGTGAAGCTATCTGTCAATTTAGAGCTCTCTTTAAAAAGATTACTTTGTTCGTTCCTAAAACAAGTTCAGAACAAGCTTCATAATGACGTTAATTTTCAAACTGTAAGGCCCATAGGTTTTCAGTAATTCTATTTTTTAAAGTGGACGATACTTTTACTTGATTGGCATACTCTGGCCAACGGCTCACTACTGTTTTAATCTCTTCAATAATCTTCTCCCCTTTTTTAATGCTATTCATTTTTGCAAGATGCATCAAATCAGCTTTGGTTATCTTTTTATGTTTTCCATTAATACTTAGCGTGTGCTGATTCACCCAAACATTGGTAGGATCATAAGAATAGCAGACATCATAAGCTGGTGATAATTCCCATTTACTCCCCTGCTTCAATCTAAATGAAAAGTTTTTGGTATGGTCATCATAATTGGTAGACATCACATTAAATACCATACGCCTAAACATCTGTTCGGCTTCAGGGTAGCTCATTTTAAGGATGCGCATAGTTTGAAACAATTGCTCGTAACTATAAGCGTACAAGTTATTATAATCAAAGTGTTGCATCCCACAAAAGGTTTGTATATGGTGTTTCACATTATTGTCGTCACGATCAAAACGCTTGGTCATAAAATGAGCACGTTTATGCTCTTCTAATAACTCACAGTCCATCATCTCTAAACCACAATCTTTAGCCATTAAATAATACGCATATTCCACACGTCCGTAACCATGACTCACTCCAAACTGTGCATCGCTTACACCATCGAGTTTAATCATCCAATGCTCAAAACCTTTAGGCACTTTGGTTTGTCCAGAACGCACTTCTCCACTCTTTCTATTGTATGCAATTACTGCTTTAGGTCGTGCACCACCAGCAGAAGTTCCTATTTTAAGGATTTCTTGCATTGCTTTTCGCTGCTCCTTATGCAAGTTGGTTGTAAAACCTTCTCTGTTAAACAGCATTTGCTGTGCAACTTCTACCAAACTTTTAATCTCTATAGAAAAAGTTTGCTGGCTTGGTTTTAGTTGTGTGGGTTCAAATTCTAAGGCACCCATTCCACGAGAACCAATAAAACTCAATTGTTCAACAGGATTCATACTATTGGGTGGCCTACCATTTTGTGCAAGCCAAATATTAATCAGTTGATTTCCGTAACGATCAGGTAAAGTATCTGCTAATAGACCTGGTAAGCCTTTAAAAGTTGCAATTTCTTCATCTTTTCCTTTACGGAGCTCTGGAAAGCTATAAATACGATCTCCGTTAGCAATGGGCATTTTAATTGGTGAGAGATCATAGCCCTTACTTAAAAATTGTGGATCATACTGAAAGATGGCTAATTGCCTGTTCGCATCCCAACGTACGGCTCCTACCATTTGCCCCCATAGCTTTATTTCTGCAACATCTACCATCCTAGATCATCTTTTGAGGTTGCATCTTTTGGTTTACTTCTCGCCCGTTGTCGTTTTTGTTTTTGCAATTTTGCATAAGCAATTGGGCTTATCTCTTCTGTTACCGTAAACATATCCATAATATAGAGTAAATCTAAAACGCGTAATACTTGCATCAAGCTCTTTAAGGCTATATTTTCACCACGCTCTAAAAGGCTTAGTGTTGAACGGCTAATTCCTGCGGCTTCCGAAACATTAGTTTGTGATTTATTTTGTAATAAACGATGATGTTTTACAAACTTACCTATGGTTTCCGATAATGATTTGTCGCTCATTGAAGCCCACTCACTGTATGAATTATCACTCATAAGTATATTTATTAATCATTAGTGCATTAATAATCATTCAAATATACAAAAAAATAATTAATTTATATTTTACAATGTATGAAAAATCATTCAAAATACATATAAAATACATTTATTGAATGATTTTTAATTCATAAAACTTCACTTAATCAATAGAAAAATAAATCAGTCGCTTTACTCTTCCCTATAAGGTTGAACTAAATTTGCTCGACAAAATCTGTAAAGACCTTTTTATGCAATTCTAAATCCATATTCGAAGACAATGCTACACGAACAATATAATCTTTATCGCCTTCTTTTG is from Flavobacteriaceae bacterium and encodes:
- a CDS encoding CPBP family intramembrane metalloprotease produces the protein MEFNFIYTALVFLIAIVYPIYAILMGGKDKEFLLNNPEKKVHAYKTTALIQVVLCFIILVGLIYNNDGLSLIGLSFITNLLWMTALIISVFIGFWIINKMKIPVSKRESLKPKFDDVIYIIPTTLREYKWAIIISVIVGTLEEIIFRGFLFWQLNHHMHFIIAIITTNVIFGLCHYGTGLKNALNTLYLGTFCSVLYMVTDSLWLPIFVHILVDIHASTLSKKIFIDDKKSESL
- a CDS encoding helix-turn-helix domain-containing protein, which produces MDDRIRKTLDYIENHLSESLSLDQLAAVSCLSRSQFHRLFKEETQRTPFKFIEEIKMNKAYQLLTDENRLVTELASNLGYNDYETFSRAFKKYFHLSPDDLKAISNKVNATMEANDKTILLTFNEKLSEDELLKKLNEIAQDNNIIEEDLKNAKIFKIAQKTNSNTFKKIIKNKFEMTEAKQIWKSLLNKA
- a CDS encoding acyl-CoA carboxylase subunit beta, yielding MESKINNLNEKLSQAYLGGGESRIEKQHQKKKLTARERVNYLLDDGSFEEIGALVTHRTKDFGMEKQVFYGDGVVTGYGTVNGRLIYVFAQDFTVFGGSLSETHAEKICKIMDLALKVGAPLIGLNDSGGARIQEGVRSLGGYADIFYKNVQASGVIPQISAIMGPCAGGAVYSPAMTDFTVMVEDTSYMFVTGPNVVKTVTNEEVTSEELGGASTHSTKSGVAHITSANDVECLEDVKSLLSYLPQSNKETPKHLPYELSDEVRDNLSSIIPDNANKPYDMHEVISGIIDDDSFYEIHKDYAENIIVGFARLGGRSIGIVANQPLFLAGVLDVNSSKKAARFVRFCDCFNIPLLVLEDVPGFLPGTDQEWNGIIIHGAKLLYALSEATVPRITVITRKAYGGAYDVMNSKHIGADMNFAWPSAEIAVMGAKGAAEIIFKRDIQSAEDPEAKWKEKEAEYADLFANPYSAAERGFIDEVILPKDTRRKLIKGFAMLENKEVTKPSRKHGNIPL
- a CDS encoding acetyl-CoA carboxylase biotin carboxyl carrier protein subunit, with amino-acid sequence MSETYKTKVNNSFEFEVSESDLKDLDSVQVDDSNYHILHNNSSYKAEIISVNYNKRTYTILVNGAKHEVVITNQLDQLIKEMGFEVGAGKQVNDIKAPMPGLILEVSVSAGQEIQENDPLLILEAMKMENSIISPRDGVIKSIAINKGDAVEKNQLLIEFE
- the accC gene encoding acetyl-CoA carboxylase biotin carboxylase subunit, which encodes MKKILVANRGEIAIRVMRTAKKMGIKTVAVFSEIDRNAPHVKYADEAICIGKAPSNESYLLGSKIIKMAKELQVDAIHPGYGFLSENADFAEEVEQNNIIFIGPKSKAIKVMGSKLAAKDAVKAYDIPMVPGIDEAITDVEKAKSIAKDIGFPILIKASAGGGGKGMRVVEKEADLESQMNRAISEATSAFGDGSVFIEKYVASPRHIEIQVMADAHGNIIHLFERECSIQRRHQKVVEEAPSTVLTPQLRETMGNAAIKVAKACDYLGAGTVEFLLDENHNFYFLEMNTRLQVEHPVTEIISGVDLVELQIRVARGEALTIQQSDLKIQGHALELRVYAEDPLNDFLPSVGHLDTYQLPVGEGIRVDNGFEEGMDIPIYYDPMLSKLITYGDTREEAIQLMKRAIDNYKIEGIQTTLPFGKFVCEHDAFTSGNFDTHFVKKYYSPDSLKTKQEEDAKIAALVAVKQYLEDQKVLRLPIE
- a CDS encoding XRE family transcriptional regulator is translated as MSDNSYSEWASMSDKSLSETIGKFVKHHRLLQNKSQTNVSEAAGISRSTLSLLERGENIALKSLMQVLRVLDLLYIMDMFTVTEEISPIAYAKLQKQKRQRARSKPKDATSKDDLGW
- a CDS encoding type II toxin-antitoxin system HipA family toxin codes for the protein MVDVAEIKLWGQMVGAVRWDANRQLAIFQYDPQFLSKGYDLSPIKMPIANGDRIYSFPELRKGKDEEIATFKGLPGLLADTLPDRYGNQLINIWLAQNGRPPNSMNPVEQLSFIGSRGMGALEFEPTQLKPSQQTFSIEIKSLVEVAQQMLFNREGFTTNLHKEQRKAMQEILKIGTSAGGARPKAVIAYNRKSGEVRSGQTKVPKGFEHWMIKLDGVSDAQFGVSHGYGRVEYAYYLMAKDCGLEMMDCELLEEHKRAHFMTKRFDRDDNNVKHHIQTFCGMQHFDYNNLYAYSYEQLFQTMRILKMSYPEAEQMFRRMVFNVMSTNYDDHTKNFSFRLKQGSKWELSPAYDVCYSYDPTNVWVNQHTLSINGKHKKITKADLMHLAKMNSIKKGEKIIEEIKTVVSRWPEYANQVKVSSTLKNRITENLWALQFEN